A portion of the Halobacillus ihumii genome contains these proteins:
- the deoB gene encoding phosphopentomutase — MKSFKRVFLIVMDSVGIGEAPDAGEFNDKGAHTLGHIAEHMNGLTMPNMERLGFGNIAPVQGINQVDAPTAHYTTMVEASNGKDTMTGHWEIMGLYIDQPFRTFPDGFPDKLLDKIKTKTGRGIVGNKPASGTEIIKELGEHHLNTGDLIFYTSADSVLQIAAHEEVVPLEELYEICEYARELTKADEYMVGRVIARPFIGKPGNFERTSNRHDYALKPFGRTVMNELADADYDVIALGKISDIYDGEGVTEAIRTKHNMDGMDQLVASMDQDFTGLNFLNLVDFDAKFGHRRDPKGYGEALEAYDARLPEVLNKLDDDDLLIITADHGNDPIHHGTDHTRELVPLLVYHNRINEGKELEQRQTFADIGATVAENFSVDMPKHGKSFLNNIQ; from the coding sequence ATGAAATCATTTAAAAGAGTATTTTTAATTGTTATGGATTCAGTTGGAATTGGAGAGGCACCAGATGCTGGCGAATTCAATGATAAGGGTGCCCATACTCTCGGGCACATTGCCGAACATATGAATGGGTTGACAATGCCGAATATGGAAAGGCTGGGTTTCGGAAATATTGCACCAGTTCAAGGAATTAACCAGGTGGACGCTCCAACTGCACATTATACAACTATGGTAGAAGCTTCAAATGGAAAGGACACGATGACAGGACATTGGGAGATCATGGGGCTGTATATCGATCAGCCATTCCGTACTTTTCCAGATGGATTTCCTGATAAACTGCTTGATAAGATCAAGACTAAAACAGGGCGTGGGATTGTTGGAAACAAACCAGCTTCTGGGACTGAGATTATAAAAGAATTAGGAGAGCACCACTTAAATACAGGGGATCTAATCTTCTATACATCCGCTGATTCTGTTCTGCAAATTGCTGCCCATGAAGAGGTAGTCCCACTGGAAGAACTTTATGAAATTTGTGAGTACGCACGTGAATTGACTAAGGCTGATGAATATATGGTAGGACGAGTGATTGCACGGCCATTTATCGGTAAACCAGGGAATTTTGAAAGAACGTCAAACCGTCATGATTACGCTTTAAAGCCATTTGGAAGAACAGTTATGAATGAGCTGGCAGATGCTGATTATGATGTTATTGCCTTAGGCAAAATATCTGATATTTATGATGGAGAAGGGGTCACTGAAGCGATTCGTACAAAACATAACATGGATGGCATGGACCAGCTGGTTGCCTCAATGGACCAGGATTTTACTGGTTTAAACTTCTTGAACTTAGTGGATTTCGATGCTAAGTTTGGCCATCGTCGCGATCCGAAAGGCTATGGTGAGGCACTTGAAGCCTACGACGCCCGTCTTCCAGAGGTGCTCAATAAGCTTGATGATGACGACTTACTAATTATTACAGCTGACCATGGTAATGATCCTATTCATCATGGTACAGACCATACGAGGGAACTAGTACCATTGCTTGTTTATCACAATCGTATAAATGAGGGTAAAGAGCTTGAA
- the xerD gene encoding site-specific tyrosine recombinase XerD has translation MKFALEDFYHFLTVERGLSPNTIQSYQRDLQQYQIFLQTKENITDWDYVSRAHIMKYLYELNDKGRSSATLARLLSSIRLFHQFLVREKVSNQDPSLHIETPKKERKLPKILSSEDVEKLLNIRAHDPLSFRNKAMLEMLYATGLRVTELITLKVSDLHLTMGFVRCMGKGSKERIIPLGELAKAAIERYLDSSRERLVKHKKVDELFVNHHGKPLSRQGFWKILKAVAVEAGVNKEITPHTLRHSFATHLLENGADLRAVQEMLGHADISTTQVYTHVTKTRLNDVYRSFHPRA, from the coding sequence ATGAAATTTGCCTTGGAGGATTTCTATCACTTTTTAACAGTAGAACGAGGTTTATCTCCAAATACGATACAGTCCTATCAACGGGATTTACAACAGTACCAAATTTTTTTACAGACAAAAGAAAATATAACAGATTGGGACTATGTTTCTCGTGCTCATATTATGAAATATTTGTATGAACTAAATGATAAAGGTCGTTCGTCTGCAACATTAGCACGTTTGCTTTCTTCGATTCGCCTCTTTCATCAGTTCCTGGTTCGGGAAAAAGTGTCTAATCAGGATCCCAGCTTACATATAGAGACACCGAAGAAGGAGCGCAAACTTCCTAAAATTCTTTCTTCAGAAGATGTAGAGAAGCTTTTGAATATAAGGGCTCATGATCCGCTGTCATTCAGAAATAAAGCGATGCTTGAAATGCTATATGCGACAGGGTTGCGTGTCACAGAGCTTATCACATTAAAAGTAAGCGACCTGCATCTAACCATGGGATTCGTACGCTGCATGGGAAAAGGATCTAAGGAAAGGATTATTCCTCTTGGTGAACTTGCTAAAGCGGCTATAGAAAGATACTTGGATAGTTCCCGGGAGAGATTGGTTAAACACAAAAAGGTTGACGAGTTGTTTGTCAACCATCATGGAAAACCATTGTCAAGACAAGGGTTTTGGAAAATATTGAAAGCGGTTGCTGTTGAAGCGGGAGTCAATAAAGAAATAACACCCCACACTTTACGTCACTCGTTTGCTACTCATTTACTGGAAAATGGGGCAGATTTACGAGCAGTTCAGGAAATGCTTGGACATGCAGATATTTCAACAACTCAAGTTTATACACACGTGACCAAAACACGGCTTAACGATGTTTATCGCTCGTTCCACCCACGAGCGTAA
- a CDS encoding YqzK family protein: protein MSKIKRSFQDLIKVLIVFTVCTCVFYAAIRMIHQEYERQHRYDPPDGTAVKVVSPLDSEWTDRLSIFFRLGE, encoded by the coding sequence ATGTCTAAAATCAAACGCAGCTTTCAGGATTTAATAAAGGTTCTTATCGTATTTACCGTATGTACCTGTGTATTTTATGCAGCTATACGGATGATACATCAGGAGTATGAGCGGCAGCACCGTTATGATCCGCCTGACGGTACAGCTGTTAAAGTTGTCAGTCCACTAGATTCAGAATGGACAGATCGGCTTTCAATTTTCTTTCGATTAGGAGAGTAA
- a CDS encoding Fur family transcriptional regulator: MEHRIERIKKQLHSQSYKLTPQREATVRVLLENEEDHLSAEDVYLLVKEKAPEIGLATVYRTLELLSELKVVDKINFGDGVSRYDLRKEGAEHFHHHLVCIECGSVEEIEEDLLGDVEKLIEGQWKFQVKDHRLTFHGICRVCQETVIPANSSS, from the coding sequence ATGGAGCATCGCATTGAACGTATAAAGAAGCAATTGCATTCCCAAAGTTATAAACTGACACCACAACGAGAAGCCACAGTGAGAGTGCTTCTAGAAAATGAAGAAGATCATTTAAGTGCCGAAGACGTTTACCTCCTCGTAAAAGAGAAAGCGCCTGAGATTGGTCTTGCTACGGTATATCGTACCCTAGAATTGCTTTCTGAGCTTAAGGTTGTGGATAAAATAAACTTTGGTGATGGAGTATCTCGCTACGACCTTCGTAAAGAAGGGGCTGAGCATTTTCACCATCATCTCGTCTGTATTGAATGTGGATCTGTAGAAGAAATTGAAGAGGATCTATTGGGTGATGTAGAGAAGTTAATAGAAGGTCAGTGGAAATTTCAAGTTAAAGACCATCGTCTAACTTTTCATGGGATTTGTCGTGTCTGCCAGGAAACAGTCATACCCGCAAACAGTTCTTCCTAA
- the spoIIM gene encoding stage II sporulation protein M, whose product MRQGAKMVRKDVNNHMSIFVFIFVLFIMGMIFGAVIVNSMNFVQKQDLFFYLKQFFEQMIGAEGQSKSTLLRDSILYHIKYMLLLFLLGISIVGMPIITVLLFIKGLVVGFSVGFLVNQMGWYGLLLSSASIAPQNLLIIPVYLVAGALALIFSLTLCKQLFIRRVHQPIIQAFARYSAMFGVLLVILMGASIVEVFIANPILEVVVKWIYN is encoded by the coding sequence ATGCGACAGGGCGCAAAAATGGTAAGAAAAGATGTTAATAATCATATGAGCATATTCGTATTTATTTTCGTTCTATTTATCATGGGTATGATTTTTGGTGCTGTAATTGTCAACAGTATGAATTTCGTTCAAAAACAGGATTTGTTTTTTTATTTAAAGCAATTCTTTGAACAAATGATAGGGGCAGAAGGCCAATCCAAATCGACACTTTTAAGGGACAGTATCCTCTATCATATTAAATATATGCTGTTACTTTTTTTGCTGGGGATTTCGATCGTAGGTATGCCTATTATTACAGTTCTTTTGTTTATCAAGGGCCTTGTCGTTGGATTCTCTGTGGGATTTCTCGTTAATCAAATGGGCTGGTATGGGTTGCTGCTCTCTTCAGCTTCCATTGCACCGCAAAATTTATTGATTATTCCTGTCTATCTAGTCGCAGGGGCGCTGGCGCTGATTTTTTCACTAACCTTGTGCAAACAGCTGTTTATTCGTCGGGTCCATCAACCGATTATCCAGGCCTTTGCCCGCTACAGTGCAATGTTTGGCGTGCTTTTAGTAATCTTAATGGGGGCCTCGATTGTAGAGGTGTTTATTGCCAACCCTATTCTTGAAGTAGTGGTAAAATGGATATACAATTAA
- a CDS encoding endonuclease Q family protein: MSLQKCFADLHVHVGSDWLGNPVKITGSKSLTITAILEEASRRKGLDIVGVIDAHVPAVQEELVHLIKEGGAEELKDGGIRFEETVLILGSEIEIYDAACNGPIHVLCYFPSLAKMEAFTEWLSYKMTNINLSSQRFYGTGRELQEYVHSHGGWFIPAHVFTPFKSMYGKGVRSSLREVFHPDIIDGIELGLSSDSDMADQIEELHEYPFVTNSDAHSAIRLAREYQLVEVKEPTFLEFGKALRQSDGRGIRKNFGMNPKLGKYHRTVCAACFHPGSPDDKSCEACGSRKMVKGVADRIEELSTSDSTVPARPDYIYQVPLDYLPGVGKKTYEKILDAFGTEMSIIHEASFEEMIEIIPKNVAASILAMRAGELTIAEGGGGVYGKVQPKLS; this comes from the coding sequence ATGAGCTTACAAAAATGTTTCGCCGATCTTCATGTTCATGTAGGAAGTGATTGGCTTGGAAATCCAGTGAAAATTACCGGGTCAAAGTCATTGACAATTACAGCGATTCTTGAGGAAGCCAGCCGGAGAAAAGGGCTTGATATTGTAGGGGTTATTGATGCTCATGTACCAGCTGTCCAGGAGGAGCTTGTACACCTGATAAAAGAAGGGGGAGCAGAAGAACTTAAAGATGGCGGAATTCGTTTTGAAGAAACAGTGCTAATTCTCGGTTCTGAAATTGAAATTTATGATGCGGCTTGCAATGGTCCAATTCACGTGCTTTGTTATTTTCCATCCCTTGCGAAAATGGAAGCATTCACAGAGTGGCTATCTTATAAGATGACAAATATCAATTTAAGTTCACAGCGATTCTACGGAACAGGAAGGGAACTGCAAGAATATGTTCATTCTCATGGAGGATGGTTCATTCCAGCTCATGTATTCACCCCATTTAAGAGTATGTATGGCAAGGGGGTAAGGAGTAGTCTGAGGGAAGTATTTCATCCTGACATTATAGATGGAATTGAACTGGGACTGAGTTCTGATTCCGATATGGCTGATCAAATTGAAGAACTTCATGAGTATCCCTTTGTTACAAATTCAGATGCTCATTCCGCGATCAGACTGGCAAGAGAATATCAGCTTGTCGAGGTGAAAGAACCTACTTTTTTAGAATTTGGCAAAGCGCTTAGACAGTCGGATGGCAGAGGCATTAGAAAAAACTTTGGAATGAATCCAAAATTGGGCAAATATCACAGAACAGTTTGTGCCGCTTGCTTCCACCCGGGTTCTCCTGATGACAAGTCTTGTGAAGCGTGTGGATCAAGAAAGATGGTGAAAGGTGTGGCCGATCGAATTGAAGAATTGAGTACAAGCGATTCTACTGTCCCGGCCCGCCCTGACTATATTTATCAAGTTCCTTTAGATTATCTACCGGGGGTCGGGAAGAAAACGTATGAGAAAATACTTGATGCCTTTGGGACAGAAATGTCTATCATTCATGAAGCAAGCTTTGAAGAAATGATAGAGATTATACCTAAGAACGTAGCAGCGTCCATACTCGCCATGAGAGCAGGTGAATTGACCATTGCAGAAGGAGGAGGAGGAGTGTACGGAAAAGTACAGCCAAAACTCTCGTAA
- a CDS encoding NUDIX hydrolase has translation MNKFEEKTTHTEIIYKGKIVQLQVDSVTLPDGQTSKRELIKHPGAVAIIALTEEGKIVFVEQYRKALEKSILEIPAGKLESGEKPEVTALRELEEETGYSTDQLELITSFYTSPGFADELVHLYYTDQLKPLKGAADLDDDEFVEMQELTLEEAEQLVNEQRIHDAKTAYALLYLKLKGTAI, from the coding sequence TTGAATAAATTTGAAGAAAAAACAACTCATACAGAAATTATATATAAAGGTAAGATCGTACAATTGCAAGTTGATAGTGTTACTTTACCCGATGGACAAACATCCAAACGGGAATTAATTAAACATCCAGGGGCTGTAGCCATTATAGCCTTGACGGAAGAAGGTAAAATTGTATTTGTAGAACAATATCGTAAAGCGCTTGAAAAAAGCATTTTAGAAATCCCTGCAGGAAAGCTTGAGAGCGGAGAAAAGCCGGAAGTGACCGCGTTACGAGAACTAGAGGAAGAAACAGGTTACTCGACGGATCAATTGGAATTAATCACTTCCTTTTATACTTCCCCAGGATTTGCTGATGAGCTTGTTCACCTCTATTATACAGACCAATTGAAGCCGCTAAAAGGAGCGGCAGACTTAGATGATGATGAGTTTGTTGAAATGCAGGAGTTGACGTTAGAGGAAGCGGAGCAGCTTGTCAATGAGCAGCGAATTCACGATGCTAAGACAGCTTATGCATTACTCTATTTAAAACTGAAAGGAACAGCTATATGA
- a CDS encoding aldo/keto reductase: protein MNKRQLGTSNLYVSEISLGCMSLGQDKQQAKSIIDKALDAGINYLDTADLYDFGMNEEIIGEAIQGRREDLLLGTKAGNHFKQGEEGWSWDPSKAHIKTAVKDSLQRLKTDYIDLYQLHGGTIDDPIDETIEAFEELKQEGLIREYGISSIRPNVIREYVEKSNIVSVMMQYNALDRRPEEEILDLLKDNQISALARGPLAKGMLSSKGEEVARVKANDGFLDYSYDEVLTISEKWQQLANDQRSASSLALGYILHHPAVATAVFGASSIEQLNENVSYLESLPLTKHLYEDIQALTKPITYQKHR, encoded by the coding sequence ATGAATAAACGTCAACTAGGAACATCCAATTTATATGTTTCGGAAATCAGCTTAGGCTGTATGTCACTTGGACAGGATAAGCAGCAAGCTAAATCCATTATAGACAAGGCTTTAGATGCTGGGATCAACTACTTAGATACAGCCGACCTTTATGATTTCGGTATGAATGAGGAAATAATAGGAGAGGCCATTCAAGGCCGCAGGGAAGATTTACTGCTTGGCACAAAAGCAGGCAACCATTTCAAGCAAGGAGAAGAAGGCTGGTCATGGGATCCATCTAAGGCTCATATCAAAACGGCCGTCAAAGACAGTCTGCAGCGTTTAAAAACAGATTACATTGATCTATACCAGCTGCACGGAGGCACTATTGATGACCCAATTGATGAAACGATTGAAGCGTTTGAAGAGTTAAAACAAGAAGGGTTGATTCGTGAATACGGTATTTCTTCTATTCGGCCAAATGTAATCCGAGAGTATGTGGAAAAATCAAATATAGTCAGCGTGATGATGCAATATAATGCATTAGACAGAAGACCTGAAGAAGAGATTCTCGATCTGTTGAAAGATAATCAGATCAGTGCTTTAGCACGGGGACCACTAGCAAAAGGCATGCTCTCTTCTAAAGGAGAAGAAGTAGCTCGAGTGAAAGCTAATGACGGATTTCTGGATTATAGTTATGATGAAGTTCTCACTATTTCAGAGAAATGGCAGCAGTTGGCGAATGACCAACGTTCAGCTTCTTCTCTCGCCCTTGGTTACATTTTACACCACCCCGCTGTAGCCACAGCTGTATTTGGAGCAAGTTCCATAGAACAGTTGAACGAGAACGTAAGCTACCTTGAGTCATTACCGCTTACGAAACACTTGTATGAAGACATACAGGCGCTGACAAAGCCCATTACTTACCAGAAGCATCGGTAA
- a CDS encoding YqkE family protein, which produces MSNRKKQQDLVSEHLNQEVLDKLRAKKSELKHVEEEKLEQDRQRRAEERKRKEENKSFEQLLNESELDWKSFKK; this is translated from the coding sequence ATGAGTAATAGAAAAAAGCAGCAAGATCTAGTTAGTGAGCATCTGAATCAGGAGGTTCTTGATAAGCTTCGAGCCAAAAAGTCAGAGCTCAAACATGTAGAAGAAGAAAAGCTGGAACAAGATCGGCAGCGGAGAGCGGAGGAAAGGAAAAGAAAAGAAGAAAACAAAAGTTTCGAACAACTGCTAAATGAAAGTGAACTCGATTGGAAATCGTTTAAGAAATAA
- a CDS encoding iron-sulfur cluster biosynthesis family protein has protein sequence MKLTITHAANEQLNQLQEENHSFLRLFYDTDGLGCGANGQPTVRLTDTMYKDTDKTIENENFKVIIDRQQATFFKADMKLDFTSKGFFRLSSPEGILNPIIPTGTIKNEVPL, from the coding sequence ATGAAGTTAACGATAACACATGCTGCAAATGAACAGCTTAACCAGTTACAAGAGGAAAATCATTCATTTCTGCGATTATTTTATGATACAGACGGGTTAGGCTGCGGAGCAAACGGTCAGCCAACGGTCAGGTTAACGGATACTATGTATAAGGATACCGATAAAACAATTGAGAATGAAAACTTTAAGGTGATCATTGACCGGCAGCAGGCTACGTTTTTTAAAGCTGATATGAAATTGGATTTCACGAGTAAAGGGTTCTTCCGTTTAAGCAGCCCTGAAGGCATCCTAAATCCAATTATCCCTACCGGTACGATCAAAAATGAGGTGCCGCTATGA
- a CDS encoding SDR family NAD(P)-dependent oxidoreductase — protein sequence MERQLAGRKILITGASGGIGMYLAIHVARRGGTPILAARSVDRLRIISHHVQQAFEVPCYWYEADLSNDADWKDVIDRICFEHGPIDALINNAGMAVFDYVSEAKWQDIDRMLAVNVKSLIRTTHQLLPRFLSRKQGHIINIASQAGKIATPKSSVYSASKHAVIGFTNALRMEVEKDGVYVTSVNLGPVRTNFFKSADPSGGYQKAVENMMLDPNKVGLTVVKQLFTQRREINLPAWMDSGSKAYQLAPGLVEHALKRQFNKK from the coding sequence ATGGAAAGACAATTAGCAGGAAGAAAAATCTTAATAACCGGAGCTTCTGGCGGAATCGGAATGTATTTAGCTATCCACGTTGCAAGGAGAGGAGGTACTCCTATCCTTGCTGCACGATCGGTAGACAGATTGCGAATTATTTCACATCATGTTCAACAGGCGTTTGAGGTGCCATGCTATTGGTATGAAGCGGACTTATCGAATGATGCTGACTGGAAAGACGTTATTGATCGGATCTGTTTTGAACACGGACCGATAGATGCCCTTATAAACAATGCTGGCATGGCCGTTTTTGATTATGTTTCTGAAGCGAAATGGCAGGATATTGATCGGATGCTCGCTGTAAATGTAAAGTCACTCATTAGAACTACCCATCAGCTTTTACCGAGGTTTCTAAGTCGAAAACAAGGACATATTATAAACATTGCTTCACAAGCAGGAAAAATAGCTACTCCAAAATCATCTGTTTATTCAGCATCAAAGCATGCGGTCATTGGATTTACAAATGCACTTCGGATGGAAGTTGAAAAAGATGGGGTTTACGTGACCTCGGTAAACCTCGGACCTGTACGAACTAATTTCTTTAAGTCGGCTGACCCTTCAGGAGGTTATCAGAAAGCGGTTGAGAACATGATGCTGGATCCTAATAAGGTAGGCCTTACTGTTGTAAAACAGTTATTTACTCAGCGGAGAGAAATCAATTTGCCCGCCTGGATGGATTCAGGCAGCAAAGCTTATCAATTAGCTCCAGGACTGGTCGAACATGCTCTTAAACGGCAATTTAATAAAAAATAA
- a CDS encoding MBL fold metallo-hydrolase, whose protein sequence is MKTLKDTIHKLTLPTPYAVGDVHTYLIAGDLLSLVDAGVKTDEAWQALQTQLKQLGYSPKDIEQVILTHHHPDHMGLIEYLPRVQNVAAHAKVRPWLEREEQFFIRYEKFFEKMYVESGVPSQYFSFLKGLRNPLKLSSKGTLTQELLEGDHLPGHEDWQVIETPGHAQSHLSFVREPDGALLGGDHLLAHISSNPLLEPSYIEGEERPRPLIQYRESMEKIADYHVHTVYPGHGETFDQVMDLVHRRLRRQVERAYKVLAMVQATPLCAYEVCQKLFPKQIESQFGLTMSETIGQLDYLEHQQLVQTTIENRRKIYYVNR, encoded by the coding sequence ATGAAAACCTTGAAAGATACAATACACAAACTTACATTGCCGACGCCATACGCAGTCGGCGATGTTCATACTTATTTGATAGCAGGCGACCTGCTCTCACTTGTGGATGCAGGAGTGAAAACAGATGAGGCCTGGCAGGCTTTACAGACACAATTAAAGCAATTAGGCTATAGTCCAAAGGATATTGAACAAGTAATACTGACCCATCATCATCCTGATCACATGGGGCTCATTGAGTACCTTCCTCGAGTTCAAAACGTGGCTGCTCATGCTAAAGTTCGGCCGTGGCTGGAGAGGGAGGAACAATTCTTCATCAGGTATGAAAAGTTCTTTGAAAAAATGTATGTTGAATCTGGTGTTCCATCACAGTATTTCAGTTTCCTGAAGGGGTTACGCAATCCTTTGAAGCTAAGTTCGAAAGGGACCTTGACACAAGAATTGCTCGAAGGAGACCACTTGCCAGGACATGAGGATTGGCAGGTGATTGAAACTCCCGGTCATGCTCAATCACATTTGTCTTTCGTGAGAGAACCAGATGGTGCTTTACTGGGAGGAGATCATTTACTTGCACATATATCATCCAATCCATTGCTTGAACCTTCTTACATAGAAGGGGAGGAACGCCCCAGACCTTTAATACAATACAGGGAGTCTATGGAAAAGATAGCCGATTATCATGTTCATACCGTTTATCCAGGGCACGGTGAGACTTTTGATCAAGTTATGGACCTTGTTCATAGGCGATTAAGGAGACAAGTTGAACGTGCTTATAAAGTGCTTGCAATGGTTCAAGCAACGCCTTTATGTGCCTATGAAGTTTGTCAAAAACTGTTTCCGAAGCAAATAGAAAGTCAATTCGGATTGACCATGTCCGAAACGATTGGTCAGCTAGATTATTTAGAACACCAGCAACTCGTTCAAACGACTATTGAAAATAGACGAAAAATATATTATGTAAACAGGTGA
- a CDS encoding M20/M25/M40 family metallo-hydrolase, with protein MNKWQTKQQLTDLLCSLVEYPSITGTKAEIAIFEYLYYILEDHDYYKNNPSHLTLHPLDDGRQLLTALVKSGNAKETIVLLSHADIVSVQDYGSWENLAFYPKELTQEFRKDLDELPEDAADDLETGDWLFGRGTMDMKAGLVVHLSLLEKAMNGEFEGNLLLLAVPDEEVNSKGMLTALPVLEKMKQEEDLEYKTTINGEPMFSKYPGDPSYYLYTGSIGKVLPGFLCYGKETHAGEPFGGLNANLMISYLAKELELNETFIEEVNGERTPPPISLMQRDLKEEYSVQTPQAAVTMYNVLYMKQTISELNDKMLQAAERAKKNIISHYAKQASYYLQSTQTSSFDPSIHIFTYDQLYNEAVQRHGKSEVERRQNLLIKQRDKGDRDFSTLLVQQLASLCKDITPMIVLFYSPPFYPAVSSSEDPLIQRAAKQAIAFAEKEFDVVVSEQEYFPGLSDLSFIGPASRQSPLEELLRQMPIQGKGFNLPANVMESLTMPIINIGPLGKDAHQWTERLQLPYSFEQLPKIVTETIHYFFRS; from the coding sequence ATGAACAAATGGCAGACGAAGCAGCAATTAACCGATCTTCTTTGTTCTCTAGTGGAGTACCCGAGTATTACAGGAACTAAAGCCGAAATCGCAATCTTTGAATACTTATATTATATTTTAGAAGATCATGATTATTATAAAAACAATCCATCGCACCTCACCCTTCATCCGTTAGATGATGGACGTCAGCTTCTAACAGCATTAGTGAAAAGCGGGAATGCCAAAGAAACGATTGTCCTTCTCTCTCATGCTGATATAGTATCTGTTCAGGATTATGGTTCATGGGAAAACCTGGCTTTTTACCCGAAGGAACTGACTCAGGAATTCCGGAAAGATCTCGATGAGCTTCCTGAAGATGCTGCTGACGATTTAGAAACCGGTGATTGGTTGTTTGGGCGAGGCACAATGGATATGAAGGCTGGGCTTGTCGTTCATTTATCATTACTTGAAAAGGCGATGAACGGTGAGTTTGAAGGAAATCTGCTGCTTTTAGCTGTTCCGGATGAAGAAGTGAATTCTAAAGGGATGCTGACAGCTCTTCCTGTACTTGAAAAAATGAAACAGGAAGAGGATTTGGAATATAAGACAACCATTAATGGTGAACCTATGTTTAGTAAATATCCGGGCGACCCATCGTATTACCTTTACACCGGCTCGATAGGAAAAGTGCTTCCGGGTTTTTTATGTTATGGAAAAGAAACTCATGCTGGAGAGCCGTTCGGAGGTCTGAATGCTAATCTGATGATTAGTTATTTGGCAAAAGAATTAGAATTAAACGAGACATTTATAGAGGAAGTGAATGGAGAGAGGACGCCGCCTCCCATCAGTTTAATGCAGCGGGATCTTAAAGAAGAATATTCTGTTCAGACTCCCCAAGCTGCTGTGACAATGTATAACGTTCTTTACATGAAGCAAACCATCAGCGAGCTGAATGATAAAATGCTTCAGGCTGCGGAAAGGGCTAAGAAAAATATTATTTCACATTATGCTAAACAGGCATCTTATTATTTGCAGTCGACACAGACCTCCTCGTTTGATCCGTCCATTCATATTTTCACTTACGATCAATTGTATAACGAGGCTGTTCAACGTCATGGAAAATCTGAAGTGGAGCGGCGGCAAAATTTATTGATCAAACAGCGTGATAAAGGAGACCGTGACTTTTCCACGTTACTTGTCCAGCAATTAGCCTCTTTGTGTAAAGACATTACTCCTATGATTGTCCTGTTTTACAGTCCGCCTTTTTATCCGGCAGTCTCTTCCAGTGAGGATCCACTTATTCAACGGGCTGCTAAACAGGCGATCGCTTTTGCAGAAAAAGAGTTTGATGTAGTTGTGTCGGAACAAGAATATTTTCCCGGCTTGTCTGACTTAAGTTTTATCGGTCCGGCTTCCCGACAATCTCCTCTAGAAGAACTGCTGAGACAAATGCCAATCCAAGGGAAGGGATTTAATTTGCCAGCGAATGTCATGGAATCGTTGACGATGCCTATTATTAACATTGGTCCACTGGGCAAGGATGCACACCAATGGACAGAACGATTACAGCTTCCGTATAGTTTTGAGCAACTTCCCAAAATAGTAACGGAAACCATTCACTACTTCTTTCGATCTTAG